In the Brucella anthropi ATCC 49188 genome, one interval contains:
- a CDS encoding LysE family translocator, with product MHPYLFELASLMAIFVFAIVSPGADLAMVIRQSLLHGRREAIITSFGIGAALMMHVTYTVLGLGLIISKSIYLFNIVKWCGVAYLVYIGIKALRAGTTKIDVDATPKEPRKQQSFAKAFGLGFAANALNPKAVFFFLSIFSTVVHAHTPTEVKLGYGVVMATALISWFVGVSLFMTTPKMRAAFSRASKWIDRASGVVFIALGLKLATEKAM from the coding sequence ATGCATCCCTATCTGTTCGAACTTGCATCCCTGATGGCGATTTTCGTCTTTGCCATTGTTTCCCCCGGCGCCGATCTCGCCATGGTCATCCGGCAATCGCTGCTGCATGGCCGCCGCGAGGCGATCATCACGAGCTTCGGCATCGGCGCCGCCCTAATGATGCATGTGACTTACACGGTTTTGGGCCTCGGGCTCATCATTTCCAAGTCGATCTATCTGTTCAATATCGTCAAATGGTGCGGTGTGGCCTATCTGGTCTATATCGGCATCAAGGCGCTGCGGGCTGGAACCACAAAGATCGACGTGGACGCAACGCCGAAGGAACCGCGCAAGCAGCAGAGCTTTGCCAAGGCATTCGGCCTCGGCTTTGCCGCCAATGCGCTGAACCCGAAGGCCGTGTTCTTCTTTCTGTCGATTTTCTCGACGGTCGTTCATGCCCATACGCCAACTGAGGTGAAGCTCGGTTACGGTGTCGTAATGGCGACTGCGCTCATCTCCTGGTTTGTCGGCGTCAGCCTTTTCATGACGACGCCGAAGATGCGGGCGGCCTTCTCGCGCGCCTCGAAATGGATTGATCGGGCCAGCGGTGTTGTCTTCATTGCGCTGGGACTTAAACTTGCCACCGAAAAGGCTATGTAA
- the lpdA gene encoding dihydrolipoyl dehydrogenase, with amino-acid sequence MSYDVVVIGTGPGGYVAAIKAAQLGLSVAVVEKRKTFGGTCLNIGCIPSKALLHASEVFAEAGHSFDTLGVEVTPKLNLGKMLAHKDTTVKANVTGVEFLFKKNKITAFIGTGKIVGKGKVSVTAEDGKVEEIEAKNIIIATGSDVAGIPGVKVDIDEKVIVSSTGALSFDKVPGSLIVVGGGVIGLELGSVWARLGAKVTVVEYLDKVLGPMDGEVSKQFQRLLEKQGIAFKLGAKVTGVEKAGKANSGGAKVTFEPVKGGAAETLEADAVLIATGRRPYTDGLGLQEAGVNVDDRGRVAIDDHWRTNVEGIYAIGDVVQGPMLAHKAEDEGIAVAEIIAGQAGHVNFDVIPSVVYTQPEVASVGKTEEELKAAGIDYKVGKFPFTANGRARAMQHTDGFVKILADKATDRVLGAHILGYNAGEMIHELAVLMEFGGSSEDLARTCHAHPTMSEAVRESALATFAKPIHM; translated from the coding sequence ATGTCATACGATGTGGTTGTCATCGGTACGGGCCCTGGCGGTTATGTCGCCGCGATCAAGGCTGCACAGCTTGGTCTTTCCGTTGCTGTTGTGGAGAAGCGCAAGACCTTCGGTGGCACCTGCCTGAATATCGGCTGCATTCCCTCCAAGGCGCTTCTGCATGCGTCGGAAGTTTTCGCTGAAGCCGGTCACTCCTTCGACACGCTCGGCGTGGAAGTGACGCCGAAGCTCAATCTGGGAAAGATGCTGGCGCACAAGGACACGACCGTAAAGGCCAATGTCACGGGCGTTGAATTCCTGTTCAAGAAGAACAAGATCACGGCCTTCATCGGCACTGGCAAGATCGTTGGCAAGGGCAAGGTTTCCGTGACCGCTGAAGACGGCAAGGTCGAGGAAATCGAAGCAAAGAACATCATCATTGCCACCGGTTCCGATGTTGCGGGCATTCCGGGCGTCAAGGTCGATATTGACGAGAAGGTCATCGTTTCCTCGACTGGCGCGCTTTCCTTCGACAAGGTTCCGGGCAGCCTGATCGTTGTCGGCGGCGGCGTGATCGGTCTGGAGCTTGGTTCCGTCTGGGCGCGTCTTGGTGCGAAGGTCACGGTCGTCGAGTATCTCGACAAAGTGCTCGGGCCCATGGATGGCGAAGTGTCGAAGCAGTTCCAGCGCCTGCTCGAAAAGCAGGGCATTGCCTTCAAGCTTGGCGCCAAGGTTACAGGCGTCGAGAAAGCCGGCAAGGCCAATTCCGGGGGCGCGAAGGTGACCTTCGAACCGGTGAAGGGTGGTGCGGCTGAAACGCTTGAAGCTGATGCAGTTCTGATCGCGACCGGCCGTCGTCCTTACACGGATGGTCTTGGCCTTCAGGAAGCGGGCGTGAATGTCGATGATCGCGGCCGTGTTGCAATCGACGACCATTGGCGCACCAATGTCGAAGGCATCTATGCCATCGGCGACGTGGTGCAGGGTCCGATGCTGGCGCACAAGGCCGAAGACGAAGGCATTGCAGTTGCCGAAATCATTGCCGGTCAGGCTGGTCACGTGAATTTCGATGTCATTCCGAGCGTCGTCTACACGCAGCCGGAAGTTGCCTCGGTCGGCAAGACCGAAGAAGAACTGAAGGCCGCCGGTATCGACTACAAGGTTGGCAAGTTCCCGTTCACGGCCAATGGTCGTGCACGCGCCATGCAGCACACCGACGGCTTCGTGAAAATCCTCGCCGACAAGGCAACGGACCGCGTTCTGGGCGCTCATATCCTCGGCTATAATGCCGGTGAAATGATCCACGAACTGGCTGTTCTGATGGAGTTCGGCGGCTCGTCGGAAGATCTGGCACGCACCTGCCATGCCCACCCGACCATGTCGGAAGCTGTGCGCGAATCCGCATTGGCGACCTTTGCCAAGCCGATCCATATGTAA
- the trmD gene encoding tRNA (guanosine(37)-N1)-methyltransferase TrmD, translating into MTDVSRVDDEPGFFHASVLTLYPEMFPGPLGTSLAGKALSETKWQLDAVQIRDFAEGKHRMVDDTPSGGGAGMVMKPDVIARALDSVADGRRPTLLMSPRGKPLTQKRVRELADGPGAIILCGRFEGVDERVIEARNLEEVSIGDYILSGGETAAIVLLDAIVRLLPGVMGNRESGETESFETGLLEHPHYTRPQVWEDRPIPEILTSGNHGAIDKWRHEQAERITKERRPDLWEAYSEGKRK; encoded by the coding sequence ATGACCGACGTTTCAAGGGTCGATGATGAGCCCGGCTTCTTTCATGCATCGGTGCTGACGCTTTATCCGGAAATGTTTCCCGGTCCCCTTGGCACTTCGCTTGCAGGTAAGGCACTCAGCGAGACCAAATGGCAGCTCGATGCGGTGCAGATTCGCGATTTTGCGGAAGGCAAGCACCGTATGGTCGATGACACGCCATCCGGTGGTGGCGCTGGCATGGTGATGAAGCCGGATGTGATCGCCCGCGCGCTGGATTCGGTTGCCGACGGTCGCCGTCCGACGCTGCTGATGAGCCCGCGCGGAAAGCCGCTGACGCAGAAGCGCGTGCGCGAACTGGCCGACGGACCGGGCGCGATCATTCTTTGTGGCCGCTTCGAGGGTGTGGACGAGCGCGTCATCGAGGCGCGCAATCTCGAGGAAGTATCGATCGGCGATTACATCCTGTCGGGTGGAGAAACCGCGGCAATCGTTTTGCTTGATGCAATCGTGCGGCTTTTGCCGGGTGTGATGGGCAATCGCGAATCCGGAGAGACCGAAAGTTTTGAGACCGGGCTGCTCGAACATCCGCATTATACCCGTCCGCAGGTTTGGGAAGATAGGCCCATCCCCGAAATCCTGACCTCCGGCAATCATGGCGCAATCGATAAATGGCGGCATGAGCAGGCCGAACGGATCACGAAGGAACGGCGTCCCGATCTTTGGGAAGCCTATAGCGAGGGCAAACGCAAATGA
- a CDS encoding MAPEG family protein, whose product MEPGVFSASPFLPLVGLSVVLLVVHILLQGFAATKELGSRWNAGPRDEGLKPSGKFAGRAERASANFRETYPAFIGLALALVLKGDPSGWGIVGAWLWFFGRIVYIPLYLAGIPYFRSFVWLISLVGLGIMLLALVL is encoded by the coding sequence ATGGAGCCGGGCGTCTTCTCCGCATCTCCGTTTCTGCCGTTGGTCGGCTTGAGCGTTGTCCTGCTGGTGGTTCATATCCTCCTGCAGGGCTTTGCGGCGACGAAGGAACTCGGCTCTCGATGGAATGCCGGTCCGCGCGACGAGGGTTTGAAACCCTCCGGTAAATTTGCCGGGCGCGCGGAGCGGGCCTCTGCCAATTTCCGTGAGACCTATCCGGCTTTCATCGGTCTGGCGCTGGCGCTCGTGCTGAAAGGCGATCCGTCCGGATGGGGGATTGTCGGCGCGTGGCTCTGGTTTTTCGGCCGCATCGTCTATATCCCGCTTTATCTTGCGGGCATTCCCTATTTCCGTTCCTTCGTCTGGCTCATTAGTCTGGTGGGGCTCGGTATCATGCTTCTGGCTTTGGTTCTGTGA
- a CDS encoding 2-oxoglutarate dehydrogenase E1 component, whose translation MARQEQANDVFALTSFLYGGNADYIEELYAKYEDDPNSVDPQWRDFFAKLGDNADDVKKNAEGASWTRKNWPIAANGELISALDGNWAEVEKHVTDKLKGKAAKGEAKGATGAALTSEEITQAARDSVRAIMMIRAYRMRGHLHANLDPLGLSEKPNDYNELEPENYGFTPADYNRKIFIDNVLGLEYATVPEMLDILKRTYCGTIGVEFMHISDPAEKAWIQERIEGPDKKVAFTPEGKKAILSKLIEAEGFEQFIDVKYKGTKRFGLDGGESLIPALEQIVKRGGAMGVKEIIFGMAHRGRLNVLSQVMGKPHRAIFHEFKGGSYAPDDVEGSGDVKYHLGASSDREFDGNKVHLSLTANPSHLEIVNPVVMGKARAKQDLLAGRTRDDMVPLATRAKVLPLLLHGDAAFAGQGVVAECLGLSGLKGHRVAGTLHFIINNQIGFTTNPAFSRSSPYPSDVAKMIEAPIFHVNGDDPEAVVFAAKVATEFRMTFHKPVVIDMFCYRRFGHNEGDEPSFTQPLMYKAIRAHKTTVQLYSDKLIAEGLIKQEEIDQMKAQWRENLETEFDAGQSYKPNKADWLDGAWAGLRTADNADEQRRGKTAVPMKTLKEIGKKLVEVPKDFHVHRTIQRFLDNRAKMMETGEGIDWATAESLAFGSLVAEGSPIRLSGQDVERGTFSQRHTVLYDQETQNRYIPLNNIQKGQAIYEAINSMLSEEAVLGYEYGYSLSDPRALVLWEAQFGDFANGAQVVFDQFISSGERKWLRMSGLVCLLPHGYEGQGPEHSSARLERWLQMCAEDNMQVANVTTPANYFHILRRQMKRDFRKPLIMMTPKSLLRHKRAVSTLNELSGESSFHRLLWDDAQYNKDEGIKLQKDAKIRRVVLCSGKVYYDLYEEREKRGIDDVYLLRVEQLYPFPAKALINELSRFRHAEMVWCQEEPKNMGAWSFIDPYLEWVLAHIDAKHQRVRYAGRPAAASPATGLMSKHLAQLAAFLEDALGN comes from the coding sequence ATGGCAAGGCAAGAACAAGCCAACGACGTTTTCGCCCTTACCTCATTCCTCTATGGCGGCAATGCCGACTATATTGAGGAGCTGTACGCCAAGTATGAGGACGATCCGAATTCGGTCGATCCGCAGTGGCGCGATTTCTTCGCGAAGCTGGGCGACAATGCCGACGATGTGAAGAAAAACGCTGAAGGCGCGTCCTGGACCAGGAAGAACTGGCCGATTGCAGCCAATGGCGAACTGATTTCCGCGCTCGATGGCAACTGGGCTGAAGTTGAAAAGCACGTCACCGACAAGCTGAAAGGTAAGGCTGCAAAGGGCGAAGCGAAGGGTGCTACCGGCGCGGCTCTTACCAGCGAAGAGATCACGCAGGCTGCACGCGACAGCGTTCGCGCCATCATGATGATCCGCGCCTACCGCATGCGTGGCCATCTGCACGCCAATCTCGATCCGCTCGGTCTCTCCGAAAAGCCGAACGACTATAATGAGCTGGAGCCGGAAAACTACGGTTTCACGCCTGCCGACTACAACCGCAAGATCTTTATCGACAACGTGCTCGGCCTCGAATATGCGACCGTGCCGGAAATGCTCGACATTCTGAAGCGTACCTACTGTGGCACGATCGGCGTCGAATTCATGCATATCTCCGATCCGGCTGAAAAAGCCTGGATTCAGGAACGCATCGAAGGTCCGGATAAAAAGGTTGCTTTCACGCCGGAAGGCAAGAAGGCCATCCTGTCGAAGCTGATCGAAGCGGAAGGCTTCGAGCAGTTCATCGACGTCAAATACAAGGGCACCAAGCGTTTCGGCCTCGATGGTGGTGAATCGCTGATCCCGGCCCTTGAGCAGATCGTCAAGCGCGGCGGCGCCATGGGTGTCAAGGAAATCATCTTCGGCATGGCCCATCGTGGCCGTCTGAACGTGCTTAGCCAGGTCATGGGCAAGCCGCATCGCGCTATCTTCCACGAATTCAAGGGCGGCTCCTATGCGCCGGACGACGTGGAAGGCTCGGGCGACGTGAAGTACCATCTGGGCGCTTCGTCGGACCGTGAATTCGACGGCAACAAGGTCCACCTGTCGCTGACCGCCAACCCGTCGCACCTCGAAATCGTCAACCCCGTCGTGATGGGCAAGGCCCGTGCCAAGCAGGACCTGCTGGCTGGTCGCACCCGTGACGACATGGTTCCGCTTGCAACGCGCGCCAAGGTTTTGCCGCTGCTCCTGCATGGCGATGCTGCCTTTGCCGGTCAGGGTGTTGTGGCCGAGTGCCTTGGCCTTTCGGGCCTGAAGGGGCACCGCGTCGCCGGTACGCTGCATTTCATCATCAACAACCAGATCGGTTTCACCACCAATCCGGCCTTCTCGCGTTCGTCGCCTTATCCGTCGGATGTTGCGAAGATGATCGAAGCGCCGATCTTCCACGTCAATGGCGACGATCCGGAAGCCGTGGTGTTCGCTGCCAAGGTTGCGACCGAATTCCGCATGACCTTCCACAAGCCGGTGGTCATCGACATGTTCTGCTATCGCCGCTTCGGTCACAACGAAGGCGACGAGCCGTCCTTCACCCAGCCGTTGATGTACAAGGCGATCCGTGCACACAAGACCACGGTTCAGCTCTACAGCGACAAGCTGATTGCTGAAGGCCTGATCAAGCAGGAAGAAATCGACCAGATGAAAGCGCAGTGGCGCGAAAATCTGGAAACCGAATTCGACGCCGGACAGAGCTACAAGCCAAACAAGGCCGACTGGCTGGACGGCGCTTGGGCTGGCCTGCGCACCGCCGACAATGCCGACGAACAGCGTCGCGGCAAGACCGCCGTACCGATGAAGACGCTCAAGGAAATCGGCAAGAAGCTGGTTGAAGTACCGAAGGACTTCCACGTCCATCGCACGATCCAGCGCTTCCTCGACAACCGTGCCAAGATGATGGAAACGGGCGAAGGGATCGATTGGGCGACGGCTGAATCGCTGGCATTCGGCTCGCTGGTTGCTGAAGGCAGCCCGATCCGCCTGTCCGGTCAGGACGTCGAACGCGGCACCTTCTCGCAGCGTCACACGGTTCTCTACGATCAGGAAACCCAGAACCGTTACATCCCGCTCAACAATATCCAGAAGGGTCAGGCGATCTACGAGGCCATCAACTCGATGCTCTCGGAAGAAGCAGTGCTGGGCTACGAATACGGCTATTCGCTGTCCGACCCGCGCGCTCTGGTTCTGTGGGAAGCCCAGTTCGGCGATTTCGCCAATGGTGCACAGGTCGTGTTCGACCAGTTCATCTCGTCGGGCGAACGCAAGTGGCTGCGCATGTCCGGTCTCGTCTGCCTTCTGCCGCACGGCTATGAAGGTCAGGGTCCGGAACACTCCTCGGCTCGTCTGGAACGCTGGTTGCAGATGTGTGCGGAAGACAACATGCAGGTGGCCAACGTTACGACGCCGGCTAACTACTTCCATATTCTGCGCCGCCAGATGAAGCGCGACTTCCGCAAGCCGCTCATCATGATGACGCCGAAGTCGCTGCTGCGTCACAAGCGTGCAGTTTCGACCCTCAACGAACTGTCGGGCGAATCCTCGTTCCACCGTCTGCTGTGGGACGATGCGCAGTACAACAAGGACGAAGGCATCAAGCTCCAGAAGGATGCAAAGATCCGTCGCGTCGTTCTCTGCTCGGGCAAGGTCTATTACGACCTTTACGAAGAGCGTGAAAAGCGTGGCATCGATGACGTCTACCTGCTGCGTGTCGAACAGCTTTATCCGTTTCCGGCCAAGGCACTCATCAATGAGCTGTCACGCTTCCGCCATGCGGAAATGGTCTGGTGTCAGGAAGAGCCGAAGAACATGGGCGCATGGTCGTTCATCGACCCGTATCTGGAATGGGTGCTGGCTCATATCGACGCCAAGCATCAGCGCGTGCGCTATGCAGGCCGTCCGGCGGCAGCATCGCCTGCAACGGGTCTGATGTCGAAGCATCTTGCGCAGCTCGCCGCTTTCCTTGAGGATGCGCTCGGTAACTGA
- a CDS encoding DUF4260 domain-containing protein has protein sequence MNLIQRLESLSLALLALGAYWVSGASWWLFALLILAPDLSFFGYMKGPRTGAVVYNIAHSWIGVVLLAVLGWAMNWQICIAMALIWAVHIGVDRALGFGLKYGTGFKDTHLGRI, from the coding sequence ATGAATCTGATCCAGCGGCTCGAAAGTCTTTCCCTCGCGCTGCTGGCGCTGGGAGCCTATTGGGTCAGCGGTGCAAGCTGGTGGCTTTTCGCCCTGCTCATTCTGGCGCCCGATCTGTCTTTCTTCGGCTATATGAAGGGGCCGCGCACCGGCGCCGTGGTCTATAATATCGCCCATAGCTGGATCGGCGTTGTGCTTCTCGCAGTTCTGGGCTGGGCGATGAACTGGCAGATCTGCATCGCTATGGCACTGATCTGGGCCGTGCATATCGGCGTCGACCGCGCGCTTGGCTTCGGTCTCAAATATGGAACCGGTTTCAAGGACACGCATCTGGGCCGTATCTGA
- the rimM gene encoding ribosome maturation factor RimM (Essential for efficient processing of 16S rRNA) codes for MPRPENPIQLAVIGAAHGTRGEVRVKTFTGDPLAIAEYGLLYDEQGKSYEVLEARPAKTVVVVRFKGINDRNAAEALNGTELFIDRSQLPDDELDEDEFFQTDLIGLLAVDAEGKTYGVVSALFDFGGGDLIELSEKGKRPMLIPFTEAAVPEIDLDKGTLLVEPYAAGLIADDEDERPQNEKKKPKKS; via the coding sequence ATGCCGCGTCCAGAAAACCCGATCCAGCTTGCCGTCATTGGTGCCGCCCATGGCACGCGTGGCGAAGTGAGAGTAAAGACCTTCACCGGCGATCCGCTGGCAATTGCCGAATACGGCCTGCTCTATGACGAACAGGGCAAGAGTTACGAGGTTCTGGAAGCTCGTCCAGCAAAGACGGTCGTGGTCGTGCGCTTCAAGGGCATCAATGACCGTAATGCCGCCGAAGCGCTGAACGGGACCGAACTTTTCATTGATCGTTCGCAGCTGCCGGACGACGAACTGGACGAAGACGAGTTCTTCCAGACCGACCTGATCGGCTTGCTGGCGGTGGATGCCGAAGGCAAGACCTATGGCGTGGTGAGCGCCCTGTTCGATTTCGGTGGCGGCGACCTCATCGAGCTCAGCGAAAAGGGCAAGCGCCCGATGCTTATTCCTTTCACGGAGGCAGCCGTACCGGAAATCGATCTGGATAAGGGCACTTTGCTGGTCGAGCCCTATGCCGCTGGACTGATCGCCGACGATGAGGATGAACGCCCGCAGAACGAAAAGAAAAAGCCGAAGAAGTCATGA
- a CDS encoding TraB/GumN family protein, translating to MKKLLLVLLYACLAGTVSARADDAPAACAVHGINLIDGLEAKDPASWQEIQREADAVPNRKGLLWKIDKDGVEPSYLFGTIHLSDPRVLTLPKAADEAYRSASTVVIETTDILDPKAFLRLKLEQPDLLLFTDGSTLKSHIPPERREEIEQKLAERGIVLDAVAKMKPWVLTSLLTLPKCERERKNDGEKSLDERLTLDAQAEGRNVLGLESAAEQLVAMNRMPLDFHLRNLVATVDYGDKVEDAMETTTALYLKGEIGMIMPSLRKIVPDSLSEADYELFLKYLISDRNQVMTDRAVPIIDKGNAFIAVGALHLPGKDGIIELLRAKGYRVSPL from the coding sequence ATGAAAAAGCTGCTTCTCGTTCTTCTCTATGCCTGTCTGGCAGGCACTGTCTCGGCTCGCGCCGACGATGCACCTGCTGCTTGCGCCGTGCACGGCATCAATCTCATTGACGGGTTGGAGGCAAAAGACCCGGCAAGTTGGCAGGAAATACAGCGCGAAGCCGATGCTGTACCCAATCGCAAAGGGCTTCTTTGGAAAATCGATAAAGACGGCGTCGAACCGTCCTATCTTTTCGGCACGATCCATCTTTCCGATCCGCGTGTTTTGACATTGCCGAAAGCCGCCGACGAGGCCTATCGGTCAGCAAGCACTGTCGTCATCGAAACGACGGATATTCTGGACCCGAAGGCTTTCCTGCGCCTCAAGCTCGAACAGCCCGACCTGCTGCTCTTCACTGATGGCAGCACCTTGAAGTCGCATATTCCGCCCGAGCGGCGGGAGGAGATCGAACAGAAGCTTGCAGAACGCGGTATCGTTCTCGACGCGGTTGCAAAAATGAAGCCGTGGGTGCTGACCAGCCTGCTCACACTTCCAAAATGCGAGAGGGAGCGCAAAAACGATGGCGAGAAATCGCTTGATGAAAGGCTGACTCTCGACGCACAGGCCGAGGGCCGCAATGTTTTGGGCCTGGAAAGTGCAGCAGAACAACTGGTCGCGATGAACCGGATGCCGCTCGACTTCCATCTCCGCAATCTGGTGGCTACCGTCGACTATGGCGACAAGGTCGAGGATGCCATGGAGACCACGACCGCGCTCTACCTCAAGGGCGAGATTGGCATGATCATGCCGTCGCTCCGAAAGATCGTTCCCGACAGTCTTTCCGAAGCAGACTATGAACTATTTCTAAAATATCTCATTTCCGACCGTAATCAGGTCATGACGGATCGTGCCGTTCCGATCATCGACAAGGGAAATGCCTTTATTGCCGTCGGCGCCCTGCATCTGCCGGGCAAGGACGGAATAATTGAACTGTTACGCGCAAAAGGCTATCGGGTGAGCCCACTATAA
- the odhB gene encoding 2-oxoglutarate dehydrogenase complex dihydrolipoyllysine-residue succinyltransferase yields MATEIRVPTLGESVTEATIGKWFKKVGDAIAIDEPLVELETDKVTVEVPAAAAGVLAEITAKEGDTVEVNALLGQISTDGAAVAAAPAAKKEEAKPAAAPAAAPVASASSGPAMQPAPAASKLLAENNLSADQVDGSGKRGQVLKGDVLDAIAKGVSAAPAPAAPAAARPASSADDASREERVKMTRLRQTIAKRLKDAQNTAAMLTTYNEVDMSAVMELRTKYKDVFEKKHGVKLGFMGFFTKAVTHALKEIPAVNAEIDGTDIIYKNFAHVGMAVGTDKGLVVPVIRDADQLSIAGVEKELGRLAKAARDGTLSVADMQGGTFTITNGGVYGSLMSSPILNAPQSGILGMHKIQERPVVVGGQIVIRPMMYLALSYDHRIVDGKEAVTFLVRVKESLEDPERLVLDL; encoded by the coding sequence ATGGCCACCGAAATTCGCGTTCCCACGCTTGGGGAGTCCGTTACTGAGGCAACCATCGGAAAATGGTTCAAGAAGGTCGGCGACGCCATCGCCATCGATGAACCGCTGGTGGAACTGGAAACCGACAAGGTGACAGTGGAAGTTCCGGCTGCTGCTGCTGGCGTATTGGCTGAAATCACGGCCAAGGAAGGCGACACTGTCGAGGTCAATGCGCTTCTCGGCCAGATTTCCACCGATGGCGCTGCCGTCGCTGCGGCTCCTGCTGCGAAGAAGGAAGAAGCCAAGCCTGCTGCCGCACCGGCAGCGGCACCTGTCGCTTCGGCTTCGTCGGGCCCGGCTATGCAGCCTGCCCCGGCTGCCTCCAAGCTGCTTGCTGAAAATAACCTCTCCGCCGATCAGGTGGACGGTTCCGGCAAGCGCGGTCAGGTGCTGAAGGGCGACGTGCTCGACGCTATCGCCAAGGGTGTTTCCGCTGCTCCGGCTCCGGCCGCACCGGCCGCTGCCCGTCCGGCATCGTCGGCTGACGACGCATCGCGCGAAGAACGCGTGAAGATGACCCGTCTGCGCCAGACCATCGCCAAGCGTCTGAAGGATGCCCAGAACACCGCCGCCATGCTGACGACCTATAACGAAGTCGACATGTCTGCGGTCATGGAACTGCGCACCAAGTACAAGGACGTCTTCGAGAAGAAGCATGGCGTGAAGCTCGGCTTCATGGGCTTCTTCACCAAGGCCGTGACCCATGCGCTGAAGGAAATCCCGGCTGTTAACGCCGAGATCGACGGCACGGACATCATTTACAAGAACTTCGCCCATGTCGGCATGGCCGTCGGCACGGACAAGGGCCTTGTGGTTCCGGTCATCCGTGACGCCGACCAGCTTTCGATTGCAGGCGTTGAAAAGGAACTGGGACGTCTTGCCAAGGCAGCACGCGACGGTACGCTTTCGGTCGCTGACATGCAGGGCGGCACGTTCACCATCACCAATGGCGGCGTGTACGGTTCGCTGATGTCCTCGCCGATCCTGAACGCTCCGCAGTCGGGTATCCTTGGCATGCACAAGATCCAGGAACGTCCGGTTGTCGTCGGCGGTCAGATCGTGATCCGTCCGATGATGTATCTTGCCCTGTCCTACGATCACCGCATCGTGGACGGCAAGGAAGCCGTGACCTTCCTCGTGCGCGTCAAGGAAAGCCTGGAAGATCCGGAACGTCTGGTTCTCGATCTCTAA
- a CDS encoding tyrosine recombinase XerC, whose amino-acid sequence MTTNSEFLIPARADLAAAREEWLKTLKDARRLSENTLEAYERDTRQFLNFLTGHLGEPPSLKDVGNLRIADLRSFLASRRNEGVGARTLGRGLAGVRSLLRHLEKRGLANAAGASAMRAPRQPKSLPKPLTAEDARRVVAADGQMAEEPWIAARNAAVLTLLYGCGLRISEALGLMGDALSDSTARSITITGKGNKARLVPLLPIVHRAVAQYRTLCPFDLSADKPLFRGAKGGVLHAAIIQREMQKLRAGLGLPDSATPHALRHSFATHLLGRGGDLRTIQELLGHASLSTTQVYTGVDTERLLEVYDKAHPRA is encoded by the coding sequence ATGACAACGAACAGCGAATTTCTGATCCCTGCCCGCGCCGACCTCGCAGCGGCGCGTGAAGAATGGTTGAAGACGCTGAAGGATGCGCGCCGCCTGTCGGAAAACACACTCGAAGCCTATGAGCGCGACACACGTCAGTTCCTCAATTTTCTGACTGGGCATCTGGGCGAACCGCCATCGCTGAAAGATGTTGGCAATCTACGGATCGCCGACCTGCGCTCGTTTCTGGCCAGCCGTCGCAATGAAGGCGTCGGTGCCCGCACGCTGGGCCGCGGGCTTGCTGGCGTGCGCTCGCTTTTACGCCATCTGGAAAAACGCGGCCTGGCCAATGCGGCAGGCGCAAGCGCCATGCGCGCGCCACGCCAGCCGAAATCATTGCCGAAACCATTGACCGCCGAAGACGCCCGGCGCGTGGTTGCAGCCGATGGGCAAATGGCGGAGGAACCATGGATTGCCGCGCGCAACGCAGCCGTCCTGACCTTGCTCTACGGTTGCGGCCTGCGCATTTCGGAAGCGCTCGGCCTGATGGGTGATGCGCTGTCCGACAGCACTGCCCGTTCGATCACCATTACGGGCAAGGGCAACAAAGCGCGTCTCGTCCCGCTTCTGCCCATCGTGCATCGCGCCGTTGCACAATATCGAACGCTTTGTCCGTTCGACCTTTCCGCCGACAAACCGCTTTTTCGAGGCGCCAAGGGTGGTGTGCTGCATGCTGCGATCATCCAGCGCGAAATGCAGAAACTGCGTGCTGGTCTCGGCCTGCCCGACAGCGCGACGCCGCATGCGCTGCGCCATTCCTTCGCCACCCACCTTCTGGGGCGAGGCGGTGATCTCAGGACCATCCAGGAGCTGCTTGGCCACGCAAGCCTCTCGACCACACAGGTCTATACCGGCGTGGATACCGAGCGACTGCTGGAAGTCTATGACAAGGCGCATCCGCGCGCTTGA